In Daphnia pulicaria isolate SC F1-1A chromosome 9, SC_F0-13Bv2, whole genome shotgun sequence, a single genomic region encodes these proteins:
- the LOC124312966 gene encoding uncharacterized protein LOC124312966, translated as MSTQRLDFPININVPTGGFKHIKYPTSFRTTLLQISHQGYLAFLKAHTNMDKIRMYSSNTPTHIKDATRYLMTRDEFYMLNLLPLSLRQIQETADQSKQLSLEVAIEFGRVIELIRETVNAISETKNYKTDELQQVQTETNLSQFSRNILQSEIKMLEDKDKMLSNMLNSFGDRQKNIFIRTIYGSENFVINLNKDRLSQSEGRHQRHKNVFYGKNNWHYTFYDRQVKNDRCADQNTQHLSDVLVTVGQYRLKYESWQNSRATRPFNGLEDVSKLQQIFITMVRCDSVVELMDKGGRLVNMLQSAKFELLQKNSTRPGAEEMDDLIRIIHHVRVSAKVQEKSVVNSTNFRGESLVDMWEFSFKHQLQMLQSMINTTTDILNVNQRQMKLQRKKNEEIIGRIKQLDLAKISHKEAIEALNDGLDVLGLLQRDWLKLIEFYEKMSRFISKATEEIEALVEVVRVMSKDVSNLDDDEMFGNLLEAVEKSNQAAFLIHGVSEMYVNVSQNFIMDRVANLDNMMNINVNNVGLSKVLEEQRLLKESAQTAYDGIIQYIKDGEVTLKNKLLERRNQIMDEYQWMMDCAESVDREFSITNRGDPVNQ; from the exons ATGTCCACCCAGAGACTGGATTTCCCCATCAATATCAACGTACCCACTGGCGGCTTCAAGCACATCAAGTACCCGACGAGTTTCAGAACGACTTTACTTCAAATTAGTCACCAAGGCTATTTGGCCTTCCTCAAAGCTCACACCAATATGGACAAGATCCGAATGTACAGCTCAAATACTCCGACTCACATCAAGGATGCCACCAGATACCTGATGACTCGAGATGAATTCTACATGCTCAACTTATTACCATTGTCGTTGCGGCAAATACAGGAGACGGCGGACCAGAGCAAACAGTTATCGCTAGAAGTGGCGATTGAATTCGGCAGAGTAATCGAACTTATTCGAGAAACCGTTAATGCAATCTCTGAAACTAAAAACTAC AAAACGGACGAATTACAACAAGTCCAGACTGAAACGAACCTGTCGCAATTTTCCCGAAACATTTTACAGAGCGAAATCAAAATGCTGGAAGACAAAGATAAGATGCTGAGCAATATGCTGAACAGTTTCGGAGATCgccagaaaaatattttcatccggACCATTTACGGCAGTGAAAATTTCGTTATCAATCTGAACAAGGATCGGCTCTCGCAAAGCGAAGGGCGTCACCAGCGCCACAAAAACGTATTTTACGGTAAAAATAATTGGCATTACACCTTCTATGATCGGCAAGTAAAGAACGACAGGTGCGCAGATCAAAACACCCAACATCTATCAGATGTTCTGGTTACGGTCGGTCAGTACAGATTAAAGTACGAGTCGTGGCAGAACTCGAGAGCAACTCGACCCTTTAATGGTTTGGAAGATGTAAGTAAATTGCAACAGATTTTTATTACCATGGTTCGATGTGATTCTGTCGTGGAACTGATGGACAAAGGAGGAAGATTGGTCAATATGTTGCAAAGCGCCAAGTTTGAATTATTGCAGAAGAATAGCACGCGCCCGGGAGCTGAAGAGATGGACGATTTGATCCGCATAATCCATCACGTTCGGGTCTCTGCTAAAGTACAAGAGAAAAGTGTGGTCAATTCAACAAATTTCCGCGGCGAAAGTTTGGTGGATATGTGGGAGTTTTCTTTCAAGCATCAACTTCAAATGTTGCAGAGCATGATCAATACCACCACcgacattttgaatgtcaatcaGAGGCAAATGAAATTACAGCGGAAGAAAAACGAGGAGATCATCGGAAGAATCAAACAGCTGGACCTAGCCAAAATCAGCCACAAAGAAGCGATTGAAGCGCTAAATGACGGACTGGATGTGTTGGGACTATTGCAGCGAGACTGGCTGAAGTTAATCGAATTTTATGAGAAAATGTCGCGCTTTATAAGCAAAGCCACCGAAGAAATCGAAGCTCTCGTTGAGGTGGTCAGAGTAATGAGTAAAGATGTGTCAAATTTGGATGACGACGAAATGTTTGGAAATTTACTGGAAGCTGTTGAAAAATCTAATCAAGCCGCGTTCCTCATCCACGGAGTATCTGAAATGTATGTCAATGTATCGCAAAACTTTATAATGGATCGTGTTGCCAATCTGGATAACATGATGAACATCAACGTCAATAATGTCGGGCTATCTAAGGTTCTTGAAGAGCAGAGATTACTGAAGGAAAGCGCCCAAACTGCTTACGATGGCATCATACAGTACATCAAGGATGGAGAagttactttaaaaaataagctgCTGGAGCGCCGCAATCAAATCATGGACGAGTATCAATGGATGATGGACTGCGCGGAATCGGTGGATCGTGAATTTAGCATTACCAACAGAGGTGATCCTGTAAACCAATAA
- the LOC124313354 gene encoding F-box-like/WD repeat-containing protein TBL1X isoform X1: protein MTWDERTKCLAACSSDGWMTIWSMDSDQPIHATKVDDGCRSLAWRPNGKQSDAAGVDAARKSADNFILASGFGNGKIVIWTPLDSKEKTKILNQHLNWVDSLSFSPDGRFLASADSHGILIIWATENWDEPVYISEEEIRWANRCSWLSSSTDVPNYKLTFESRDSKVHVIEHTVSQSEKPSEDVNDEMNEDRQGITKTGGEFSIGSSGDLK from the exons ATGACATGGGACGAAAGGACGAAATGTTTGGCTGCTTGTTCATCCGACGGATGGATGACG ATTTGGTCAATGGACAGCGACCAACCCATTCACGCCACAAAGGTCGATGACGGATGTAGGAGTTTGGCTTGGCGTCCAAACGGAAAACAATCGGACGCCGCGGGTGTGGACGCGGCCAGGAAATCGGccgacaatttcattttggctaG tGGATTTGGCAATGGGAAGATTGTCATTTGGACTCCGCTGGATTCAaaggaaaagacaaaaattctCAATCAACATTTAAATTGGGTAGATTCGCTGTCGTTTTCACCCGACGGGCGGTTTCTCGCATCAGCGGACTCGCATGGGATATTGATCATCTGGGCAACTGAG AATTGGGATGAACCTGTTTACATCAGCGAAGAGGAAATAAGATGGGCCAATCGTTGCTCGTGGTTGTCTTCGTCTACGGATGTCCCTAACTACAAATTGACATTCGAATCACGCGATAGCAAG gTTCATGTTATAGAACACACCGTCAGCCAGAGTGAAAAGCCAAGCGAAGATGTCAACGATGAAATGAATGAAGATCGCCAAGGAATTACAAAAACTGGCGGAGAATTTTCAATCGGATCCAGTGGCGACTTGAAATAA
- the LOC124313354 gene encoding uncharacterized protein LOC124313354 isoform X2, with translation MTDVGVWLGVQTENNRTPRVWTRPGNRPTISFWLGDGFGNGKIVIWTPLDSKEKTKILNQHLNWVDSLSFSPDGRFLASADSHGILIIWATENWDEPVYISEEEIRWANRCSWLSSSTDVPNYKLTFESRDSKVHVIEHTVSQSEKPSEDVNDEMNEDRQGITKTGGEFSIGSSGDLK, from the exons ATGACGGATGTAGGAGTTTGGCTTGGCGTCCAAACGGAAAACAATCGGACGCCGCGGGTGTGGACGCGGCCAGGAAATCGGccgacaatttcattttggctaGGTGA tGGATTTGGCAATGGGAAGATTGTCATTTGGACTCCGCTGGATTCAaaggaaaagacaaaaattctCAATCAACATTTAAATTGGGTAGATTCGCTGTCGTTTTCACCCGACGGGCGGTTTCTCGCATCAGCGGACTCGCATGGGATATTGATCATCTGGGCAACTGAG AATTGGGATGAACCTGTTTACATCAGCGAAGAGGAAATAAGATGGGCCAATCGTTGCTCGTGGTTGTCTTCGTCTACGGATGTCCCTAACTACAAATTGACATTCGAATCACGCGATAGCAAG gTTCATGTTATAGAACACACCGTCAGCCAGAGTGAAAAGCCAAGCGAAGATGTCAACGATGAAATGAATGAAGATCGCCAAGGAATTACAAAAACTGGCGGAGAATTTTCAATCGGATCCAGTGGCGACTTGAAATAA
- the LOC124313399 gene encoding uncharacterized protein LOC124313399 — protein sequence MILKPLEVEEGTEIRIALPDVIEQLTTKLYASRQFKKSERSMSEWGSFFCRFHPTELVLACGVDDKLILLSADNSSIPFSNWKEKLPRQLETGISGKYERIEWNADGTQLAAVSLEGDVIVWSYPDGKILFQQKLNGAGMNRIEWNSFRPNVFATFHVSCLLPLCLFRADLPTSYEIFDQSYI from the exons ATGATATTAAAGCCGTTGGAAGTAGAGGAAGGGACAGAGATAAGAATCGCATTGCCCGATGTCATCGAACAATTGACAACAAAATTATATGCGTCAC GACAATTTAAGAAATCTGAGAGGTCAATGTCGGAATGGGGCAGTTTCTTTTGCCGTTTCCACCCGACCGAACTAGTTCTCGCCTGCGGTGTTGATgataaattgattttattatcTGCGGATAATTCTTCCATTCCTTTTTCAAATTGGAAGGAAAAGTTACCTCGTCAACTGGAAACTGGGATTTCTGGAAAATATGaaagaatagaatggaat gCAGACGGAACCCAATTGGCTGCCGTCTCCCTTGAAGGTGACGTCATCGTGTGGAGTTATCCGGATGGAAAAATTCTCTTTCAACAGAAATTAAACGGAGCAGGGATGAATCGAATCGAGTGGAATTCCTTCAGGCCAAACGTGTTCGCTACTTTTCACGTAAGTTGTTTGCTTCCACTTTGTTTATTCCGCGCTGATCTCCCCACATCCTACGAAATATTCGACCAATCCTATATTTAA